ggggacatcacacagcatccacaccagctgattacccagtttggcggggccgaaggctgctccccctagacgagaacaagctgagcgagcctgaggcgacccagggggttacaactGTATGTTGCTTACTCTTCCATTACATTCTTAATTCCTCCCCAGTAACCAAAATAGCTCTGGCTCCTCTACTGTGCAAAGGGAAGCTATTATCTTCAAAGACCTTCCTTGCCTGCTCTGTCTTCacttgttatatatatatatatatatatacacacacacacacacacacacacacacacacacacacacacacacacacacacacacacacacacacacacacacacacacacacacacacacacacacacacacacacacacacacacacacacacacacacacacacacacacacacacctacacctacacctACACCTACACCTACACCTAAAAGGCCTATACTGATCTATACTCCACTGATCACCACTTGGATTAACTCCTAACTCGCTGCTTGACTCTGCCGCTTCTCTCCATCCTCAGATTCTCGTTGAACCTTGGGAACAATTCGGAAAACATTGCTCTGCACTTCAACCCCCGCTTCGATGACACTGCTGATGGGGCTGTGATCGTTTGTAACTCGAAGTGTGACAACTGCTGGGATTCTGAGCAGAGGGAATCAAACTTCCCTTTTGCCAGGGgggagaagttcaaagtaagtgaTCAGTCGGGCGTACTGCTTTCGGAAAGGGGAGCCTGATGTTAGTGGTGAGAAGATGGCctgacctggatggtgaggatctttgatgatggatgttgccttctgtAGACACTGCCGATGGTAGGGAGGGATGTATTGAGTTTAATTTctccactctctgcagcttcttacgttCCTGCACATTCGGATTGTCACACcagagcatgatgcaaccagtcaggacactTCAACAGTACATCTGCGGAAGTTTGACAAAATGTTCCATTGACAAGCtgaacctcctcaaccttctgagaaagtaaagacacttgccatgtgctgggcccaggattaGTGCACAAGAATTTCAAAGCTAATGACTCTCTGCCTTGCCAATCTGCCAGTATAGACTGGTACACTCTCGCcctccttcctcttcctgaaCTGTCAAGTCTTTAGCTTTATTGACCTTAAGCGAGAGGTTGTTGTCGTGGCATCACTCGACCAGACGTCCTATCTCGGTCCTGAGTGCTAACTCATCACCAGCTGTGATTTGTTGAACTACAGTGGTGTCATTGGCGGATttgtatatggcattggagccataTACAGAGTGTGTACAGAGAACAGAGCAGGGGGCCAAGTACACAGACTGAGGTGCTGTGTACTGGTGAACACATGAAGtcagagaatgtacaaattagGTACAGCTGCAGGACCAGACCACTCAGCCCCTCGGTGCTGCCCCACCAATCAATGATACCATGGCTGATCTCAAAAGTCTGAATTTGTATCAAGCTGCCATAACTCTTCCCCCCCTTTGCTTATTCATCTGCATTCGCCTTAAATTATGCAAATTTCCACGgccctttgaggaagagaattccaaagattcacagccCCTCCCCGAAATTTAAAATAATGCTTTTTATCTCGTAAATGGGCAATGCCCAATTTCTTATCAGTGATCAATaggggtttgaggagacttggtatgtcatcaaagactctaccACAGACAGCGTTCTAACGGATTCTGCTTGGAGtggaggttccaatgcacagaatcagaataaagctgcagaggattgtaaactcatCCACTGTCGAGGGCATCGTCAAGAGACAGTGCCTGAAGAAGGCTGCGTCCATCATTAACGACCCTCGCCATCTGGAGCATGTCTCTTCTCATTAtaacatcagggaggagctacaggggcctgaagaccctcactcgacattttaggaacagcttatttccctccaccatcagatttctgaacaggccatcacccatgaacactaccttgctgtcccttttttgcattatttttactGTAATGTTATTGTAACATACTAATTTTTTATGCCTTGCAtgactgccacaaaacaacaaatttcatgacacacatcagtgataataaacctgattccaattcagAGCCCTTAGTTCTAGATTATCTCTCAAGATGAAACGTACTGTCTTCATCAACTCAGCAAACCGTCTGGGCAGAGAATAAAATcataggaaataggagcaggagtgggccatctggcccatcgagcctgctccgccattcaataagatcatggctgatctggccatggactcatttgcatctacctgccttttccccataaccctatccaaatctattcaaccttatcttcaatatatttactgaggtagcctccactgcttcattgggcagaaaattccacagattcaccactccctgggaaaagcagttcctcctcatctccgtcctaaatctactcccccgaatcttgaggctatgtcccctagttctgtcTCACCTActggtggaaacaactttcttgcctctatcttatctatccctttcataattttatatgtttctttaagatcttctctcatccttctgaattgaaGCGAGTACGGTCCagggcgactcaatctctcctcatagtctaaccccctcatctctggaatcaacctggtgaacatgCTCTGCACTGCCCCCAAAGCTGTATATCCTTCCGAATGTATTTAAAGAGTAGTCAATAGAACTTATTTAGTGCAAGGCAGGGAATGACTACAGAGACTATTTCAACAGTACACTAGAAAGGCAGACTTCAGAGTGCAGCAAAGAATCTTCAAAGTCTACTTATAGAGTCTGTATGAATTACAGCACATCTAATCCATGGCTGATGCTGCTTCATTTTCACCCAATAGGAGGATTATTGTTTTATCAGCAAGATGCCGTGGATGACGGATAGTTACATACAAACACGGAGcagtatagcacaatacaggccattcagccctctatgttatttatttatttagagaaacagcacagaacagacccttctggccttttgagttGCATAGCCCGCaaccccgatttaatcccagcctaatcatgggagattttacaataaccaattgacctactaaccagtatgtcttgagactgtgggaggaaacccatgcattctacAGGGAGGATGTATAAATTCCCTACATAGGACACCAGGatcgaactctgaactccgacgccccAAGCAGTAATAGTGTCGCACTATCTGCTACGCTATCATGGTGGCCATGTTCTGCTGACCCTGAAAgctactccaagatcagtctaatccttccctcccttcTCCGAAGATCATCACCCtgtcgtggtggagaggcttgtgagttcctgaggtTCTGAAAGTGTTTTGTTTGGAGTTTACCCATCTGGTGACTGGCTCCTTGTAGGGTCACTCATGACAGTAAGGGAGGTTCCAGTCAACGAGTGATCCACCAAGACTTCAACGCACCCCTGTAAGCTGCGTGGATGCGCAGCCCTGCGGTAACTGGAGTGCCCCTGTGCATGTAGCCTTTGCTGCCGCACAGCTGGagttttcttttatattatgtgtTATTAAAGTAcctcgagcctcagctaaggcagtgtgttgtgtccttgagcaaggcactcaaCCACACATttctctgcgacgacaccggtgccaagctgtatgggttcttgtgcccttcccctggacaacatcggtgcgtggagaggggagacttgaatCACGggaaactgccggtctcccatacaacctcgcccaggcctcagtcagcatcgaaatcgatggacagccgaagaagaagaagattgaAATGCCACGCAGTTTTCAGGCcacgtaaaaatttcctgctcagagcaatggttagtCTGCACAGCTGTAAAAAATTTAGGGGGAACTGTGCCACTGAACCCTGACCCCCAATCTCTCAAGGCtgcctaaagttcaaagtacattattaaaatatgtatacattatacagccttgagatttgtctcttaAAAGGcaggcacaaaacaaagaaatgcaaaggAACCCATATAAAAATgtttgtcaaacacccaatgtgcagagagaagaaaaacaaatcatgcaaacaataaatgtaAGCAAATGGCATTCTGAGCTGAAGCCCACAGAGAGAGAGCTGTCCATGGACCCTCAGCTCAGTGCAGagtggagcagcaagctgaaccagCCCGTCCCTcgcccatgcatcagcctccccacgttaaacgAAGTCACACGCAagtgttctccattaagggagTAATGGACAACATCACACTCAACTCAAGTAATTGcactacatagccctccatttttctttcctccTGTGCCTGAtagatgtccctaatgtatctgcctcgtcGGTACATATTTTGTGAGGGCTCGTCAGAAGATGTTATTTATTTAGTGACTCAGTGCGGAGTAGGATCATTGAAGCCAAGCCACCCCTGCAGACCCCGACAAACCTGAGTCACCCTAACCTACTCATGACCAATCAGCCTACCCggtttgtctttggactatgggaggaaaccggagaaccccaggaaaacacacacattccatggggaggacatttagagactccttacaggagaatgccggaattgaactccaaactctgagctgtaacagcatcgcaCTAACCACGACACTACTGTGACGCCTACTTGTTCACGTTTTGTCTGGAGGCAGATTGTCTCTCTGTAGGCCAGGTTTGCTGGCACTTCCTCTGCTCTCAGCTGTCGTGCAGCGACTAGGGAGGTATAACAGAGTCTGGCGGCAGAGAGGGGTGCTCGTTATAACCAAAGGCTGGCTTAACAATCTGGAGAAATAAGTTCAAATGCCAGCATGCCTACTGGGGAATTTTTCAGTtcattaattaaaataaataaactctTGTGACTATTAAACTTGCGACTAAAAATTGCGTCAAGGAAGGGAATATGCTGTGTTGAGCCATTCTAGACTGCATGTCACTCTAGTTCCACGTGTAATTGAAGAGGACGGTTTGCTGGGGTTAGTTCGCAGATTTGTTAAGAGTCTACCAGTTCTGGCCACCTCTTTACAGGAAGGGTATGGAAGCTTTAGATAGGGTACTGGAGAGATTTAaccggatgctgcctggattagaccataagatcatgagACAGGAGCATAAtaaggtcattcggcccattgagtctgctctactattcaatcatggccgatttaCTTAAGACATGAGTCTTAGAAAACTAGAAAAACTAGAAAACTAGAAAACGTGTCTCATGAGGAAGTgttgagcgagctggggcttttggaatgaaggaggatgatgggtggcttgatagaggttttcaagatgataagaggaatagatcaagtggacagccagagactttccccgggtggaaatgactaatgccagggggaataattttaaggtgagttTTAGAAAGtatgggggatatcagaggtaagtttttttttacacagagtatgatgggtgcgtggaatgccctgccagggatggtggtaggggcagatatGTCAGGGTAATTTAAGAccacttagacaggcacatgaatgatagaaaaaatgGCTGgttatgttggagggaagggttaggctgATCTTAGAGTAAGTGTTAATGTTGTGCTccaaagggcctgtcctgtgctgtagtgttctatgttccactACATGGATGGTCTGGAGTCAGGCACAGGCCAGACTGGGTTAGCAGGATAGACCTCCTTCCCTGGAGGACATCTGGTGAACCAGGTAAGACCTTCCCCACGAAGCCTAActagaacacagaaaacctacagcacaatacaggcccttcagcctgcaaTGCTGTACCaaaaatgtccttaccttagaaattaccttgggttacccatagccctctatttttctaagctccatgtacctgtccaggagactcttgaaagaccctatcatatcctccttcaccactgtcgccggcagtccattccacacactcaccactctctgcataaaaaacttacccctgacatctcctctgtacctactctccagcaccttaaacctgtgtcctcttgtggcaaccatttcagccctgggaaaaagccactgaccatccacacgatcaatgcctcttatcatcttgtacacctctatcaggtcacttatcatcctccgtcactccaaggagaaaaggccgagttcgctcaacctattctcataaggcatgctccccaatccagagtgtcctatggacttggacccccaaatcctccgatcctccacactgccaagagtcttgccattaatactatattctgccatcatatttgacctaccaaaatgaaccacctcacacttatctgggttgaactccatctgccacttctcagcccagttttgcattctatcaatgtcccgctgtaacctctgacagccctccactctatccacaacacctccaacctttgtgtcatcagcaaatttactaacccatccctccacttcctcatccaggtcatttataaaaatcacaaagagtaggggtcccagaacagatccctgaggcacaccactggtgactaacttccatgcagaatatgacccgtctacactgctctttgccttctgtgggcaagccagttctggatccacaaagcattgtccccttggatcccatacctccttacttgctcaataagccttgcatgtgttaccttatcaaatgccttgctgaaatccatatacactacatctactgctctaccttcatcaatgtggttagtcacatcctcaaaaatttcaatcaggctcgtcaAACACAGCTAATTTAATTCTCCCAGTAACTATTGACCTCATGTAAAATTTGACCTCATGTTCACAGATCAATAACCCAGGTCTCTGGTTAACAGCCCAGAAACTTAACCACTCATCCATGTTGTATTTAAAATCAATCAGTCTGACAGATGACTAGTGTGAGGTCATCAGTCCGGAACACTAACCGAGACTTTGCCTCTCCATCGATACTATTGTACTGGTAGACACATAGCTccgtagagtcatacagcacagaattagGTTCTCTGTGTCAGACAAATTCCTTACTGAACTAGAGCCATAGAGTGcaagagcacaggaacaggccatttggtctatcAACCCACaccttcatctcatcttctccatattttttgcttatttattaattattattattatttcttcttttgaatttgcacagGTTGCTGCCTTCTGCACACTGTTTGGACGCCCCAGTtgggctgtctttcattgatcgtATTACAGATTTAtggagtatgcctacaagaaaatgaatctcagggttgtatgtggtgacataaatgaacttcgataataaatttactttgaactttgaacctagaCCAGagtcttccatacccctcccatccatgtacttatccaaacttctcttgcaACTGAacctgctggcagctcgttccacacttctTCACCCTCAAGTGAAGTTCCcccttgaatatttcacctttcacccttaacttgtGACCtgtagttctagtttcacccaacctcagtggaaacagcctgcgtgcatttatcctatctatatctgtcataattttgtatactactATAACAAATTCTCCTATGCTCaagggaataaagacctaacctattcaaccattccctaTATTTCAAGTCCACAAATCGCAGCAACATTGTTATAAATTTTATCCACACTCTTTCAAtcatattgatatctttcctgcaggtagatgaccagaactgtcacaatactccaaattcggccttaccgcCATCTTTCATAACTTCAGTAtgacatctcatctcctgtactcaatactctttATAaaagctctgtgactctatgtagCCATGATCCCACCTTCAAGGAACCACAGATCAGTATTgccagatccctttgtcctaccacactcctcagtggccTACCTTCactgtaagacctatcctggttggtcctcaCAAAGCACCActcctcatacttgtctgcattagatTCCATCTGCCCCATTCTTTTTCTGAATATGGCCTATatctttctaaacctttcctatccatgtaactgCCTTTTAACTGTACTCATCtccaccacttcttctggcagctggttccatatacccaccattctctgtgtgaataaaTTGCCTCAAGGGCCATTTAAAtattttcctctctcactttaaacctgtaGCTGATAGCTCTGGACTTCTCTTGTCCATGTCCTTCATGATTTTGTAAATCATTATAAGGTCACCCCCTCAATCTCCgatatttaaccctagtctatcCAGCCTCCTCTCATAATCGAAACCCTCCTgtcgtccttgtaaatcttctttgcaccctCCCCCATATTCTAACATTCACATTTACTGCCAATTTCCAGTATACTACACTTAAAGTGGCTGGAGGAATGTTTAGGGGTGATGTCAAAAGTAGGCATTTTACACAGAGGTATAGTGCTTGacactggaacacactgccaagtTTAATGTAGAGGCTGACGCTATAGGagcatttaagagatgtttaaatAAGCACATGGGTGTTTGAGAAATGGAAGGTTGTAGGCTGTATAGGATGGAGTGGTTATTTTGATTATGGAATAGGTTTATATCAATCAGCACAACAACGTGGGCTGAAGGCACTGTATTGTTCTACACCCtaagtccagtccatcacgggtaaagctgtcccgaccattgagcacacctacatgaagcGTTGTTGCGGGAAAGCAGCAACCGTCATCAGGGACCACCCGGCTACAGGACATGCTCCCTTTTTACTGCTGCCTTGAGGAAGAgctttaggactcacaccaccaagttccaGAACAATTATCACCTCTCAGccatcaagttcttgaaccaaaggtgataacttcactaacttcacttgccccatcattgaactgtccccacaacctgtggactcactttcaagaactcttcatctcatgttcttgatatttattgcttatttatttattatttttctttctttcttttattatgtgcacagttgtcttttgcaGAGTGGTTGAGCGCCCAAGTTGGtgtaatctttcattgattctgttatggttattattctattatgcatTCATTGAATATGctcacaaaatgaatctcaggagtgtatatggtgacatactgtatgtgtactttggtaatagatttactttgaactttgttttctatgttccatgttctctccAGTCTTCCCTGTCTGCAACTTAAAActcatttgtgtttttttccactCTTCCATTTctggtcatcaacctgaaatgatAACCTTGTtcccctctccatagatactgactgATCTACTGAGTATATGCAGCTGTTCTTTTGTTTTGTGACAGATAATTTATCCAAGCAAGGATGTAAACTCATTCTCTCTGACCCTAGAATTCATTTTGTGAGTTGAAATGGGCCAGTCTCACTCAAACTATTGTTTGATTCTTTCCACAGCTACACATCACTTTAAAGGAAGACACCTTTGAGGTTGTACTCCCCAATGATTCCACCATTGAGTTCCCCAACCGGCTGTCCCTGGATACGATCAACTTCCTGTCTGTGGACGGAGACGTCAAGTTGGTTTCCTTCGGTTGCAAATAAGATGTCTGAGTGGAAAATTATAATGAACGGAAGCTGGAGAAAATGATTCATTAACTCTCCAACAGTGAATGATTCAAGCAAACTTACAGTCATATGGAAAATTCAAAGCAGATGATACAATAGTTTAATTACATTTGAGATTCTTATTTTAAATAAAGTCCAGATTTCTAGAATATGCGTGTTAAGTATGATAAAATTAATGTGTTCACTTTTAATTTCTTTCTTAGACAGGAAGACAATTCAAACATTCAAATTGTTATCGTTCCTTGTATGTATCAGATGGTCCACACAATACATCCCCAGCAACACCATAGTTGGGGTGGCATGGTGGTGCAATCACGTCTCAGCGGCAGCTGGAAGTTCGGGGTTCgactcccaccgctgtctgtacgtttttactgtgattgcctgtgTTTTCTTCAggagttccagtttcctcccacattcgaaaAAGAtacacaggttagggttagtgagtcgtGGGTATGCTAAgttggcgctggaagtgtggGGACACTTGCAGACTGCTCCCAGCGCAGTCtttgttgatttgatttgatgcaaacaatacatttcagtgTTTGTTTTGAAggatatgtgacaaataaagctaatcattatATCTTTATCTAAGGCTAATTAGTGttatgaaagggaaaaaaagtgaCAATTGTAGGAGAAGGCTTTCTTTTGAGTTTGGGGCCAAACGGAGTTTAGCTTTATTTACTGGTGGTAAAgatgggctccctcacttctgcccctctaACCCTTACCACAAATGCCACGCAGAGTTGtatcctgagtcccctcctctactcccacAACTGAGCTGCCactcagctccaatctgctgatcaaattcgcaGATGACACGACCTTGTTTCTAGCGCTGACGGGACAGCCTacaggagagagattgacaccctgacacagtggcgcCAGGTTAACAACCTCTCTCAAAGTCCAGAaagtggattacaggaggaatggagacaggtttgCCCTGAACAACATCAG
This region of Hemitrygon akajei chromosome 31, sHemAka1.3, whole genome shotgun sequence genomic DNA includes:
- the LOC140719238 gene encoding galectin-2-like gives rise to the protein MALEIHNVGMKVGDTLKIKGKISDDANRFSLNLGNNSENIALHFNPRFDDTADGAVIVCNSKCDNCWDSEQRESNFPFARGEKFKLHITLKEDTFEVVLPNDSTIEFPNRLSLDTINFLSVDGDVKLVSFGCK